AATAGGGCCCCGCGCCTCCGGCGGCAAGGGCCGAAGCGGCGGACACGAGGAGGAGTACAAGAAGAGACGATACCTTTTCAACCATGCCTAACTCTCCGGGTCGGCGGCCGGGAAACCGCGAGCAAGGAAACCCTGATTTACTGCACCGAGGGAACCTTCTTGCTGCCTCGGAAGGCCGTACCGGGGGTTCGGGCCGCGCCGGGCGAGATATTTTTTACGCCTTTGCGGGCCGAACCCCCGGTGCAGCCGACGATCCGAATAACATACGATGGGGCTGTAATCATGAGGGAACCCTGGAGTGAGCGCGGATGCTCCCTCAAGGAGTTTTCCGCCGCGGCATGGCGGGCTCACCCCAAGTATAACAGAAGAAGCCGGTACTTATCAAACGGGGGGTCGGTCCGGCGGTCTTCTACCGCTCCTGTCGTGAGAGACGGGGATGATGAAGGTGAACTCGCTGCCCCGGCCCTTGGCGCTCTCGGCCCATATCTTTCCGCCGTGGAACTCGACGAACCGCTTGGTCAGGGCGAGTCCGATGCCCATGCCGTCGTACATCTTCGAGTAGCGTTTTTCGCCGACCTCGAAGATGTCGAAGATGTGGCTCAGGGCCTCGGGCTCTATGCCGATGCCCGTGTCCTTTACGCTCACCCTCAGCAGTGGCGTGAGCCTCTTCTCGTCCATCGCCGTCGAGACCTCCACGCTCACGACACCGGAGCGGGGGGTGAACTTGACGGCGTTGGAGACGAGGCTTGCAAGCATCTGCCTGAACATGGCCCTGTCGGCCCAGATGGTCTTCACGTCCGGGGCGATAGCCTTGCGGATCGTCACTTCCTTCTCCGCCGCAGGGGCGGAGAACTCGGCCACCACCTCGTCGACGACCTCCCTTACGTCGATCTCGGCGACGGGGTGGGAGTCCACCTCCACCGTGGAGCGGGTGAACTCGAGGAGGTCGTTTATGAGGTTGAGCAGCTTGGAGGCGCTCTTTCGGATCTGCGCCAGGTGCTTTTTGTTCTTCTCCGAGAGGGTGTCGGCTATGTCCATCTCCAGGAGCTCGGAAAAGCCCATTATGTGGGTAAGCGGCGTCCTGAGCTCATGGCTTATGTTGGCGAGGAAGGCCTTCTTGGAGCGGCTCGCCTTGAGAAGCTCCTCGTTCATGGTGTCTATGAGGGTGACGAGGGAGACCATCCTCGCCTCGCGCTCCCTTATGGCCTCGGCCATGGCGTTGAGTCCCTCGGCCAGGTCCTGCAGCTCGTCACCCGTCTCCACCCTGACGGTCGTCGAGTAATCGCCCTTCGATATGCCCTCGGAGAACCTCGATAGCGTGCGCAGCGGCGCCGTTATCATCCGCCTCAGACTGAAGTAGAGGGCGGCTATGGAGAGCAGGCCGATGACGGGAAATACGAGGTAGAGGAAGAGCCGGACCCTCGACTCCAGCGCCGACGTATCGCTGCTCATCTCGATATACTCGTTCTCGGCGAGCATGTGGAAGACCTCGGCGTCGCTTATGACCTTGTCGGCGAACCTCGACGTCTCCTCCATGAGCCTTGCGGCGTCCCTGTCGCCCACGGGGTCGTCGATGTACATGAGATCGAGCGTCATGTCGCTGAGGCTGAGTATGCCCTGGCGCACCCTCGTGGCCGCCCTGTTCCACTCCACGTCGCCGCCGAAGCTGTCCAGCTCGGCGAGAAGGGCGGAGAGCTCGGTGACTATACGGTCGAACTCGTCCCTCTTCTCGATGGAGCCCGTTATGAGGTAGTCGCTGCTCGCCTGCCGCAGCCTGGAGAGCTGGAGCTGGAGGGCGCTGGTTATCTCCACCTTCTTCGACACGGCCCCCATCCTGTTGAAGGCCGTCAGCAGGCTCTGGATCATCATGTAGTTCCAGAAGAGGAAGAGCAGGGCCAGCAGCACTCCCACGACGAAGGAGCCGACTATCTTGGTGTTGATGCTTATCCTCACGGCTCCACCACCATGATACCGTCGACTCCTTCGACCTCGGAAGACCATGAGGAGGGGATGTAGGCCACCGCGCCCCTGTCGCGGCGGACGATATCGAGGATGTCGTCCACGGTGCCCACGGTCCTGGGCAATGACTTGCCCTGCTGGAAGACGAGCTTTATCCAGTGGAGCTTGTAGGCCTTCGCCTCCATGCCCACTATCTCGCGGAGGAAGGCGTCCTTGACGGCTCCCTCGGTGAGGTTTATGGGAGTAAGGCGCGTGCCGCCGGCAAAGAGCCGCTCGCCCAGGTATATCTCCCTGAGGGTCTCCCTGTCGAGATCGCCTATGGGATTCCGGGAATTGGCGATTACGATGTAATCGGCGCCGAAGGCGCAGGTCTCGAAGAGGAGGAGGAAGAGCGCTATGAAAAGGGATCTCCTCACGGCTCCCTCCTCAGAAATGGAAGGCCCACTGCGTCTCCACGACGTTGTAGGAGCGGTAGCCCGCCATCTCGTCGCGGCGGAACTGGAGCTTCAGGACCGCCCGCAGCGGGGAGAAGTCGTATTTGACGCCGGCGATGTACTGTGTTCTGCTCTTCCCGCCGGCAAGGCTCGAGAAGTAGGGATCGGAAGGGTCGGAGTCCAGGGTCTCGTACCTCCCATAGGGAGTGAAGGCGTTGAGCCTGTAGGCCGCCTGGAAGTAGTAGGCGTCGGCCCGGTGGTGGGCGTTGGAGATGATGAAGTACTCGGCGTGGAGCTCGAGACCATGCCGCAGGTAGTGCGTGAAGGCGTTGAGCACACGCACGTCCGCACACCTCCGCGTCAGCGTATCCAACGAGTACCTTGTGGCCGACACGCCGAGGGTCAGGCCGGCCACGGCGTCGGGCCTTATGCTGAGGCGGCCGGCCAGCTGCTTCGCGTCGTCGTTGTCGGCCGTGTTGTTCGGCGAGAGTTCGCCGGTGGCCGTGTTCAGCGCGGGGCCGTTGCCGACCTCGAACTCGTAGCGGATCCTGGAGTCCGCGGCCGAGACGGCGCCCGCCGCCTCGACTCCCACGATGTGTACGGGCATGACGCCGTTGTCGTGTTCGAACTGCAGGAAGAAGGGCCTCTCCACCGTGACGAAGAGATATCGCGAGTGGTGGTACTCCTTGTTCCAGTACCCCAGCGCCGTGTGGAAGCGCCCCGCCCTCAGCGCAAGGCGGTCGTCGAAGGTGTAGCCCACCCACAGGCGCTCGAGCTCCACCCCGGCGTAGTCGTTGTCTATCTCTATCTCCATCTCGAAGAGGAAGTTGAGCCTGCCGCCGTAACTGGCCGTCGAGTAGAGGGCGAGGTCGCCGACGGTGAAACCGTGGTTGGCGTTCTCCCTGCCGGCCGTCGAGTAGATGACGTCGCCGAAGGCACCGAGGTTGTAGCCGAACTTCGGCCTGATCTCCTCCATGTCTTTTCTCGCCATGGTCTCGGCCCTGTACCTGCCGATCATCTCGTCGAGTTTCTTCTCCACGGCGTCGAGGCGGCGGTCCACCTCGTCCCCCTCCGCCGAGACCCCGAGCGGGAAGAGGAGGACGAGGAAAAAGAAGGCGCCTGCCGCGAGCGCGGAAACCTGCAGGCCGAAGGGCGCGCCCCCTGACTCGGCGGTTACAGACATAAACACTCCCTCAGGGCGACCGTTGCCCGGATGCGGCGGCAGCGGCCAGCCCTCGTGCAAGCATGTCGTTTTCGGCCGGGAGCCTTACCGCCACCCTCAGGAAGCGGTCGTCGAGGCCCCGGAACCCCCTCATGTCCCTTACCAGCATCATGCGCTCGAAGAGCAGCTTCCTTACGTGCCGGCCCGTAATCCCCGGCGGGCGCAGCTTGAGGAGGAAGTAGTTGGCCGCCGATGGGAAGACCTCGCAGACCCCGGTGGCCTCGATGCGGCGTCTCATGCGCGGGGCCTCGTCGCGCAGCCAGCGACGGATGCGCCCGGCATGGGCCGCGTCGTCGATGGCGGCCACGGCGGCGGCAGCGGCGGCCACGTTCACCGACCACGGCGGCGCAAGGCGCTCGAAGCGCTCTATCACGGCGCGGCAGGCCACGACGGCCCCCACCCTCAGGCCGGCGAGGGCGAAAAACTTGGTCATCGAGCGCAGCACCACGAGGTTTTCCATGCCCACGGCGTCGCCTTTGACCGACAGCGACTCGTCGAAGTCGGCGAAGGCCTCGTCGACGACGAGCACGGCTCCCCGCCGCAGGCAGCGCCGCGCCGTCTCGACGACGAACTCCCTCTCCATGGCCGCGCCCGTGGGGTTTGCCGGATTGGCGAGCCAGACGAGGTCGTAGCCTCCGCCGTCGACGGCCGCGAAGAGCTCGTCGCCGTCGGGGAGAAAGCGGTCCTCCTCCCTTGCCGCAAGCCCCTCGACCCTGCAGCCGTACGCCTCGAGGGCCGCCCTGTACTCGCTGAAGCAGGGGTCCACCACGAGGGCCGAGGCCGGCGCGAATACGGCGGGGACGAGGTATATGAACTCGGTCGAGCCGTTTCCGGGCAGCACCTCGCCTTCTTCGACGCCGTAGAGGCGGGCCAGGGCCCCCCTGAGCTCCCTCATGGACCTGTCGGGGTAGGCCCCCGCAAGACGCAGGGCCCGCCGGGCGGCCTCGAGCGCGGCATCGCCGGGACCGAAGGGGGTGATGCTGGCGCTGAAGTCGGTTATCTCCCCCGGCCCGACCCCCAGGGCCCGGGCGGCTCCCCAGATGTCGCCGCCGTGTTCCTCGCTCATCGGACTGAGTGCCCGTCCTTTCTCGACCGCGGTGAAAGGGTCACCGCCGCATCTTCCGCGGCTGCGCGGCGAAAAGACCTCTTGTCTCTGTGGTGAAGTATCGATGAAGTCGACGGCTGTCCGGCGCAAGCAGGTAAGGACGGGTAACGGACCCGTCCGGGACGGCCGCGGAAACGAAACCGCTCCCGTGACCGGAAAGACGATAGACGGTCGTGCGCAGCGGGTCCGCAAGGGCATCCAGGAGCGCGGCGACCCATTCCGTCACCGCCGCCCGTCGAAGAGACCGGCAAGCCGTACAAACATAACAAGTCGAACTGCGGCAGTCAAGCCCATTTTCGGGCGCTCAGGTGAGCACGACCCTTGCATCGACGGCGAGAACGCCCCTTTCGTAGGCGATGAGGGGGTTTATCTCCATCTCTCTTAGGCCCCCGAGCTGCGAGATCAGGCGGGAGACGGCGGCGACCGATGCGGCCAGGGCATGGAGGTCGCGCGGCGGCAGGCCGCGATAGCCGGCAAGCAGGGCGTAACCCCTGAGCTCGGCCACCATGGCAAGTGCCTCGTCCTCATCGACGGGAGCGAGCCTGAACGTCACGTCCTTGAAGAGCTCCACGGCCACGCCTCCCGTGCCGACCATGACGGCCGGACCGAACTGCCCGTCCACAAAGGCCCCGACGATGAGCTCCACGCCGCCCGATGGGGCCGTCTCTTCCACGAGCAGCCCCTCGATGCGGGCCCCGGGCGCCGTCCCGGCAAGGCGCGAGGCGATCTCGGCCCAGGCCCTCTCAAGCCCCTCGGGACCGTCTATCCCCAGGCGCAAGGCCCCGACGTCGCTCTTGTGGACTATATCGGTCGAGACGGCCTTGAGCACAAGGGGAGGCGTGAGGGCGCGGGCCGCTTCGGCGAGGACGCCGGCGTCCTCCACGACCACCGAGCGGGGCACGGCTATGTCCAGGGCCCCCACGATCTCCTTGGCCTCGGGCTCTGTAAGGACCCGGCGCCCGACGGCGCGGGCGGCCCCGACGATCCGGCGGGCGTGAGAGACGGCGCGTTCGGGAAGGGCCGCGGCGGCTTTCGCAGACGACGCGGCCGCGGCCCCCGCAGAGGGCACCCCGCAGAGCACGGCCGCGGCCCTGGCGGCGGCCTCGGGCGTGGGGAAGACCGGTATGCCCCGGCTCTCGAAGCGCCTGTTCATGCGTCTCGTGTACTCCCCGCCCGGCGAGCACACGAGTACGGGCTTTCCGGAGCGGCCGGCCGCCTCCGCCACCAGGTCGGCCAGCCCGGCCCCGAGCCGGGGAGGCCCCCAGAGAGCGGCAACGACGGCCACGTCGTAGAAGTCGCCGTCGAGCACGGCCTCTACGGCGTCGGCGAACCAGCGGTCGGTCACGCTGCCCGTGAGGTCCATGGGGTTGGAGACGGCGAAGTAGGAAGGAAAGCGCTCCTCGAGCCGCCTCTTCACCTCGCCTGGCAGCTCGGCCACGTCGAGCCCGAGGGCGCTGAGCGCGTCGGCCGTGTTGACGCCCATGCCGCCGCCGTCGGTTATGACGGCGCAGCGCCTGCCCCGGGCGGGAGAGAAGAAACTAAGGGCCTTGCAGCCGTCCATGAGCTCCTCGAAGCCGCCGAGCTCGATGACGCCCGCCTCCCTGAAGGCGGCCCTGTACAGCTCGTAGCGGCCGGCCACGGCCCCTGTGTGCGAGAGGGCCGCCTTCACTCCGGCCCCCTCCCTGCCGACCTTGACGGCCATGACCGGCTTGCGGGCGGCGCACCGGGCGGCGGCCTCGACAAAACGCCTCCCGTCGTCAACGCCCTCGATGTAGAGGGCGACGACCGAGGTGGCCTCGTCGTCTGCGAGGAAGTCGAGACAGTCGGCCTCGCCCACGTCGCTCTTGTTGCCGTAGCTTACGACCCTGGCCACTCCCAGCCCCTCGTAGGCCAGGAGGTCCATGGCCGTGACGGCGAAGGAGCCGCTCTGGGAGAGGATGGAGAGCGGGCCGCGCCCCGGACGGGCGGACCGCTCCCGGGGGATGAAGAAGGTGTCTACACCCGAGAGGGTGTCGTAGATGCCCAGGCAGTTGGGACCGACGAGCCTGACGCCGTCGCGCCGGGCGATCTCCACGAGACGCGCCTCGAGCTCCCTGCCCTCGCGGCCCGCCTCGCCGAAGCCTCCGCTTACGACCACGGCGGCGCGCACGCAGCCGCGGGCCTCGTCCAGGGCCCGGACGGCCGCCGCCGCCGGGACGGCGAGCACCGCAAGGTCCACGCTCACGCCTATGGCCGCGAGCGAGGGATAACACCTCCTGCCGGCAACACTCTCGTGGGCGGGGTTCACGGCATAGAGCTCTCCGCCGAAGCCCCCCATGTTGGCCATGACGACCTGCGAGAGCTTTCCCGCCCTGTCGGTGGCCCCCACAACGGCGACGGAGCGCGGAGCGAAGATGGGAAGAAGCGACTCACGCCCATCCATATCTCTAACGTCCGTCGAGCCAGAAGAGGGCCTTGGGCACGGCCTGGAGCCGCGCTACCCCGCCGTATCCTGTCTCTGGGCGCCGGCCCGCGACCTCGAAGCGCGAAAGCCCGCGCAGCGCCTTCGACGCCCTCCCGGCGGCGTCGCCCGCGGCGGCGTCGCAGCTCTCCGGCGACAGGCCCAGGAGCTCGACCTCCTTGCAAGTCCTTGCCATGGCACCACCTCCCTTGCCGGTCCCCCTCGGTCGGGGGAGACTCCCCCCCTTGCCGCGCCGGGCGGGGTTTTACGCCCTTGCCGGCCCGATCTCCCCGGCTCCGTCCCCCGAGAGGCGGCCGGAGCGCTCAGAACCCGATGTTAACCGCCGTGAGCAGCACGAGGACGAAGCCTGCGGCGAGGATCGAGAGGTTGAGGGTCGAGCTCCGGGCATGGACCTCCCTGAAGCGTTCGCGCAGCGCCTGCCGCGCCTGCTCGTCCCGCTCGGCCCGCACCTGGGCCTTTATGGCCCTCGCCTCCTCGCCCACCACAAGGCCGGTGTAGAATACGGCCCCAGTCATCGCGCAGATTACGAGCATCCTCAGAAGGGGAAAGACACCTTCCGAGACGGCGACGGCGATGATGGAGACGAGGGCGAGGCTGCCGCAGACGTAGCCTATGAGCCAGTACTTGGGGAATATGTCGCCCACCACGTCTCCCGCCGTCTCGCGCGGCAGGACCTTGAAGATGCTGGGAGCCGCCACGAAGCTGAAGAAGGCCATGGAGCCCACCCAGACGACGATGGAAGAGAGGTGAATGAATTTCATGAAGGTCAACATCTTGCTTGAAATCCTCCCGAAGCCGGCCGGGCCGCAGGCGGCCCGGCCGGGAATGAAGAAGGTGCGGCGGATGAACCGGGGATCGGGAACTCTTCGCCGCGGCCCTTGCGGCCCTCGGCTCGCGACGACCCCTTTCGAGTCTTCGGCGCCCCGCTAAAAGAGGATACTGCGCACTATGAGCGAAGCCAGCGCCATGACCAGCGCCGTGACGTACATGATCTTGACGCTCGAGGCGACGGCCTCGTCGTCGACGGCCCTTGCGCCGTCGCCGATAAAGGGCTTCTCCACGGTTTCGCCCCCATAGGAGGAAGGTCCCCCCAGCCGCACGCCGAGCGCCCCGGCTACCGCCGCCTGGGGATAGCCGGCGTTCGGACTCGGCGAGTCGAGGGCGTCGCGCCGCACCGTCTCGGCCGCCTTCCGCCAGTCGCCTCCGAGCACGAGCGAGGAGAAGACCATGAGCCATGCCGTTATGCGGGCGGGTATGAAGTTGGCCCAGTCGTCGAGTATGGCGGCGGCGCGGCCGAAGTTGACGTACCTGGCGTTCCTGTAGCCCACCATGGAGTCGAGGGTGCTCACGGCCTTGTATACGAGGGCGAGCACCGGACCGCCCAGGGCGAGGTAGAAGAGCGGGGCCACGACACCGTCGGACGTGTTCTCCGAGACCGTCTCCACGACGGCCTTCCTGATCTCCTCGGCCGAGAGCCCTTCGGTGTCGCGGCCCACGATCCCGGCGAGACGAAGCCTCGCCTCCTCTATACCCTCCTTTTCGAGGGCGTCGATCACGGCCGTGGCCTCCTCGTCGAGCGACCTGATGGAGATGGCGGACCAGCCCATGTATACGGCGACGAGGAAGTAGGCGAAGGGATGGACGCGCCAGGCGATATAGAGGGCCAGCGCCGAGACGACGAAGACGACGCCGACCGTGGCTATGACGAGGAACTGACCCGCCTTGCGCTCGGCCACGGGGTCCATGTGGGGCTTCAGCAACTGCTCTTCGAGAAAGGTGACGAGCCCGCCCATGCAGCGCACGGGATGGGGAAGCTTCCTCGGGTCTCCCACGGCGAGGTCAAGGAGTATGGCGGAGACGAATATGACCGGAAAGTAACTCATCGTACCTCCATAAGCATAAGTGGCGACGGGCTCCGGCGCTGCCGGCCGCCTCGTCGGTTTTCTCGGGGCCGGACTGATATTTTATGCACAGCCGCACGATCTTTCAAGTATTTCCGTAACCGCCACGGCCGGCGCGGGAATGGCCGGGCGGCCTCGACGGGGCGGAATCTGCGGCGAGACCCATTATCTCCAGTATCTTATCGACATCGATGGCCGACTCGACGAGACGGGAGAGCCGCTCCACGGCGGCGGCGCGCTCCCTGCCCCACCGCCCGCCGGAGCGTAGCGGCGCAAGCCCCTTTCTCCTTCTGAGCTCGTTTACGAGGGCCCGCCTGAAGCCGTCGCCGTCGAAGAGACCGTGTATGTAGGTGCCCCACACCGAGCCGTCGCCGGAGACAAAGCCCTCTTCCCTGCCGCCGACCACGGCGAAGGGCCTGCATCCCATAACCGTCGTCTCGCCCATGTGTATCTCGTAGCCTGCGACCTCGTAGCGGCCGGCGCCGGGCCACACCCCACTCATATCGACCTCGCCGCTGGCATGGACGGTCTTCTTGACCTCGAGCATGCGCGTGCGGCCCTCCACGAGGCCGAGCCCCTCGCAGCGGCCGCCCGACTCCACGCCCGAGGGGTCCTCGACCGAGCGCCCCAGCATCTGCAGGCCGCCGCAGACGCCGGCCACCATGCCCCCCCGTCTTGCGTGCTCCCTTATCGCCCCGCAGAGTCCGCGGCCTCGGAGCCAGACGAGGTCCTCTATCGTGTTCTTGCTGCCCGGCAGCACGACGAGATCGGCCCCGGCGAGCGCGGCGGCGTCGTCCACGTAGCGAAGCTCCACGTCGTCTTCCACCGTGAAGGGGTCGAAGTCCGTGAAGTTCGATATGCGCGGAAGCCTCACCACGGCCACGACCACGGTTCCCCCGGCGGCCCCGGCCGTAGCGCCGCGCCCCTGCGCAAAAGGCCCCTCCACGGCCACGCCGTCCTCGTCGGGCAGTCCCCTGCGGTCGAACCAGGGCACCACGCCGAGAACGGGCACGCCCGTCCTCTCCTCGACAAACCCTACGGCGCCCTCGAGAAGCGATGCGTCGCCCCTGAACTTGTTTATCACAAGGCCCTTCACGCGCCGGCGCTCGGCGGGCTCCAGCAGCTCAAGCGTCCCCACAAAGGCGGCGAAGACCCCGCCCCTGTCGATGTCTCCCACCAGCACCACGGGGCTGTCGGCCATGGCGGCCATGCCCATATTGGCTATGTCGCCGTCGCGCAGGTTTATCTCCGCCGGACTGCCGGCGCCCTCGATGACGACCGCGTCGTAACGGCCGGCGAGCCTTTCGTAGCTTTCCAGGACGTAACGGGCCGCCTCGCGCCTGAAGCCCTGGTAGTCGCGGGCGCTCATGACCGAGTGGACCCTGCCGTGTATTATCACCTGCGAGCGCGACTCGCCCGAGGGCTTGAGGAGCACGGGGTTCATGTCCACGGTGGGGGCTATGCCCGCGGCCTCGGCCTGAAAGGCCTGGGCCCGCCCTATCTCCCCGCCGTCGGCCGTGACGAAGGAGTTGAGCGCCATATTCTGCGCCTTGAAGGGCGCAACGCTCAGGCCCCGCTCCCTCAGTATCCTGCACAGCGCCGCCGTGAGCAGGCTCTTTCCCACATGGGAGGCCGTACCCTGCACCATGAGCGGCCGCGCCCGTCTCTTTGCTTTACTCATTGAAATATGTTAAACTTGAGGGACGTTCGAAACCATCCCGGTTACAGTTGTTCAAGTTTTTGGCGGATACGGTCGATAAGAAAGTACAGGGCGGTACCGGCCTGTGAGTTCCTCGGGCCGGACCCTCTGTCACCGGACAGCGAGACCGGGTGAACGGAAATGATGAAGGCAACCGGAAAGATAACACTCATGGCGCTCGTAGCCGTGGCCCTGTCGGCCGCCGCGGCCCGGCCGGCCGACATAAAGGAGCTCAGGGCGCGGGTGGTGGAAGTGGCCTCGAAGATAGAGGAGGCGACGTCGCGGCGGATCAACATCGTCGTCATGCCCGAGTTCAAGGCCGACGCCTGCGTCTTCCCCGACGGCACCGTAGTCATAACGTCGGGCCTCATCGAGGCCGCCGACAGCGACGACGAACTCGCCTTCGTCATCGGTCACGAGCTGGCCCACGTCATCGGCCGGGACTTCGGCCAGGCCGCCCTCCCCGCCATAATAAGGCCCGACAAACTCACCAGAAAGCTCGCCCGCGAGATAGCGGCCGACATGGGCGGCATGTACGTGGCCGAGAAGGCCGGTTACAACCCCTACGCGGCCATAAGGATACTCACCCGCATCGCTCCTGACTTCGATACCTTCTTCGAGCACAGGATCGACGTCATGACGCTCTACATAAAGCACGTCGCTTCCCCGGCGGCGCCCCTGCCCGAACCTTAGGGGTCCTCGCGGCGCTCCCCACCTCCCCCCGCCCGCCGGCCGGGAGAAGATAGATTACACCAACGAGGCCGCAGGGGGCAAGATTTTTACGCACCCCCTCCGAAGCCCCATTAATTACCCTGGGGGAAACTTTCTGTAGAAAGTTTCCCCCAGACCCCCTCCAAAGACTTTCAATGCGAGTTGATTTCCTATCGCCCCATCGCCCTCCATGAAAAGGGATTTGTTCTTTGTGGGGAGCTGCGCCGTATGTTACCATATCCGGTCATGGAGAAGAGTATCGTGCTCGCCTCGGCTTCGCCGAGGCGAAGGGAGCTGGTGAAGGGTCTCGGTCTCGACTTCACCGTCGAGGCGCCCGATGTGGACGAACGGCCCCTTGCCGGAGAGGAGCCCGAGGCCCACGCCCTGCGCCTTGCCTCGCTGAAGGCGCGGACCGTGGCGGGGCGGCTCCGTGAGAGAGGCGTCGGCGAGGCCCTCGTCGTCGCCGCCGACACCGTCGTGGCCATCGACGGCCGCATCCTCGGGAAACCGGCGGACGGTAGCGATGCGGCGGCCATGCTCAGGAGACTCTCGGGCCGCACGCACCGCGTGGTGACGGCCCTGTGCGTGACGGACGCCCTCTCCGGGCGGAGCATACGGAGGGCCGTGACGAGCCGCGTGACCATGAGGCCCCTAAGCGAGGCCGTGATAGAGGAGTACCTGGCGAGCGGCGAATCGATGGACAAGGCCGGGGCATACGCCGTACAGGGCCTCGGCGCAAGGCTCGTCGAGCGGGTCGAGGGCTCGTACACCAACGTCGTGGGCCTGCCGGTAGACGAGCTCATCGAGACGCTTGCGTCGCTGGGCCTCTCCGTCTCCCCGCCGCGGCGGAGGCGCCGATGAACGCGGAGAAGCTCAGAGCGCGGCTCGACCCCCTGTACCGAAGCTTCGACCTCTCGCGCATCTCGCCGGACCCGCTCGAGTTCGTCCACATCTTCGACGACCCCGGCGACAGGGAGGTGGCGGGCCTCATAGCCTCGTCGCTCGCCTACGGGAGGGTCGAGGGCATAAAGCGCAGCATAAGGCGCGTGCTCGACGCCGTTGAATGGAGGCCCTGGGCCGCCGCCGTCAGCTTCGACGCCAGACGCGACGCACAGCGCTTCGAAGGCTTCAGGCACCGTTTCAACGACGGCACCGACATAGCCTGCCTCTTCCGCTACGCCAGGCTCATGATCGAGCGATCTGGCTCCATCGGCGGCTTCTTCCTCGAGGGCTACGACCCCTCGGCGCCCAACATAAAGGACGCGCTCGCCTCGTTCTCGCGGCGAGTCCTCGCCCTGGACAGGGACGGTCTCTACGGCGACGGCGAGCTCCCGCCGCGGGCAACGGTGCGCTTCTTCTTCCCCTCGCCCCTCGACTCAAGCCCCTGCAAGCGCCTCAACCTCTATCTTCGCTGGATGGTCCGCCGGGGCGACTCAATCGACGCCGGCCTCTGGCGCGATGTCTCGCCTTCCAAGCTCGTAGTCCCCCTCGACACCCACATGGCCCGCATCTGCCGCAACATAGGGCTCACCTCCCGCAAAAGCCGCGACTGGCGAATGGCCGAGGAGATAACCGACTCGCTCAGGGCGCTCGACCCCGAGGACCCGGTCAAGTACGACTTCTCGATCTGCCGTCTCGGCATCCTCGACCGTTGCCCCACCCGGCGAAGCCCGGACAAGTGCGAACGCTGCCCCATAAAAGACCTCTGCGTCCTCTGACCGGCCGCAGGCAGGGGTGCCTCCTTTACTTAAGGAAACTCTGATTAATTACC
The sequence above is drawn from the Deltaproteobacteria bacterium genome and encodes:
- a CDS encoding HAMP domain-containing protein; translation: MVFRGRRSRRYHGGGAVRISINTKIVGSFVVGVLLALLFLFWNYMMIQSLLTAFNRMGAVSKKVEITSALQLQLSRLRQASSDYLITGSIEKRDEFDRIVTELSALLAELDSFGGDVEWNRAATRVRQGILSLSDMTLDLMYIDDPVGDRDAARLMEETSRFADKVISDAEVFHMLAENEYIEMSSDTSALESRVRLFLYLVFPVIGLLSIAALYFSLRRMITAPLRTLSRFSEGISKGDYSTTVRVETGDELQDLAEGLNAMAEAIREREARMVSLVTLIDTMNEELLKASRSKKAFLANISHELRTPLTHIMGFSELLEMDIADTLSEKNKKHLAQIRKSASKLLNLINDLLEFTRSTVEVDSHPVAEIDVREVVDEVVAEFSAPAAEKEVTIRKAIAPDVKTIWADRAMFRQMLASLVSNAVKFTPRSGVVSVEVSTAMDEKRLTPLLRVSVKDTGIGIEPEALSHIFDIFEVGEKRYSKMYDGMGIGLALTKRFVEFHGGKIWAESAKGRGSEFTFIIPVSHDRSGRRPPDRPPV
- a CDS encoding threonine-phosphate decarboxylase, which translates into the protein MPLRTRCARPSIVFPVTGAVSFPRPSRTGPLPVLTCLRRTAVDFIDTSPQRQEVFSPRSRGRCGGDPFTAVEKGRALSPMSEEHGGDIWGAARALGVGPGEITDFSASITPFGPGDAALEAARRALRLAGAYPDRSMRELRGALARLYGVEEGEVLPGNGSTEFIYLVPAVFAPASALVVDPCFSEYRAALEAYGCRVEGLAAREEDRFLPDGDELFAAVDGGGYDLVWLANPANPTGAAMEREFVVETARRCLRRGAVLVVDEAFADFDESLSVKGDAVGMENLVVLRSMTKFFALAGLRVGAVVACRAVIERFERLAPPWSVNVAAAAAAVAAIDDAAHAGRIRRWLRDEAPRMRRRIEATGVCEVFPSAANYFLLKLRPPGITGRHVRKLLFERMMLVRDMRGFRGLDDRFLRVAVRLPAENDMLARGLAAAAASGQRSP
- a CDS encoding CoA-binding protein; translation: MDGRESLLPIFAPRSVAVVGATDRAGKLSQVVMANMGGFGGELYAVNPAHESVAGRRCYPSLAAIGVSVDLAVLAVPAAAAVRALDEARGCVRAAVVVSGGFGEAGREGRELEARLVEIARRDGVRLVGPNCLGIYDTLSGVDTFFIPRERSARPGRGPLSILSQSGSFAVTAMDLLAYEGLGVARVVSYGNKSDVGEADCLDFLADDEATSVVALYIEGVDDGRRFVEAAARCAARKPVMAVKVGREGAGVKAALSHTGAVAGRYELYRAAFREAGVIELGGFEELMDGCKALSFFSPARGRRCAVITDGGGMGVNTADALSALGLDVAELPGEVKRRLEERFPSYFAVSNPMDLTGSVTDRWFADAVEAVLDGDFYDVAVVAALWGPPRLGAGLADLVAEAAGRSGKPVLVCSPGGEYTRRMNRRFESRGIPVFPTPEAAARAAAVLCGVPSAGAAAASSAKAAAALPERAVSHARRIVGAARAVGRRVLTEPEAKEIVGALDIAVPRSVVVEDAGVLAEAARALTPPLVLKAVSTDIVHKSDVGALRLGIDGPEGLERAWAEIASRLAGTAPGARIEGLLVEETAPSGGVELIVGAFVDGQFGPAVMVGTGGVAVELFKDVTFRLAPVDEDEALAMVAELRGYALLAGYRGLPPRDLHALAASVAAVSRLISQLGGLREMEINPLIAYERGVLAVDARVVLT
- a CDS encoding dodecin family protein; this translates as MARTCKEVELLGLSPESCDAAAGDAAGRASKALRGLSRFEVAGRRPETGYGGVARLQAVPKALFWLDGR
- a CDS encoding DUF4149 domain-containing protein, coding for MLTFMKFIHLSSIVVWVGSMAFFSFVAAPSIFKVLPRETAGDVVGDIFPKYWLIGYVCGSLALVSIIAVAVSEGVFPLLRMLVICAMTGAVFYTGLVVGEEARAIKAQVRAERDEQARQALRERFREVHARSSTLNLSILAAGFVLVLLTAVNIGF
- the cobD gene encoding cobalamin biosynthesis protein CobD, whose protein sequence is MSYFPVIFVSAILLDLAVGDPRKLPHPVRCMGGLVTFLEEQLLKPHMDPVAERKAGQFLVIATVGVVFVVSALALYIAWRVHPFAYFLVAVYMGWSAISIRSLDEEATAVIDALEKEGIEEARLRLAGIVGRDTEGLSAEEIRKAVVETVSENTSDGVVAPLFYLALGGPVLALVYKAVSTLDSMVGYRNARYVNFGRAAAILDDWANFIPARITAWLMVFSSLVLGGDWRKAAETVRRDALDSPSPNAGYPQAAVAGALGVRLGGPSSYGGETVEKPFIGDGARAVDDEAVASSVKIMYVTALVMALASLIVRSILF